One Chitinophaga sp. H8 DNA window includes the following coding sequences:
- a CDS encoding SusC/RagA family TonB-linked outer membrane protein, protein MIKRFVNKHSLHSAGLLLLLFALRPIISQAQNKPDVAGVVQSPQGEKMPGVSVKAVQVATNKISFQVTNEKGLFKFDNLVAGDNYEFIFSSVGYKTQQLQGYTIKKGETINLIVRMKLRDDSLAQVVVVGYGTQKKANVTGAISQVGSEVFEDRPITNIAQGLQGAIPNLNITFGDGRIGRGGDFNVRGITSINGGGPLILIDGTPGDINMINPEDVASVTVLKDAASAAIYGARAAFGVILVTTRKGKTGAPQVRYTNSFGWSKPTRLPHVVNDPLAAATLQNEAYRGYAGGDQPGMPDVIAYLKKRQEDPSLPELGVDAAGNFIRGANTDWYREFYNDQQPFSKHYVSLSGGKGNTNYFISAGYMKQQGAFRVATDDYKKYSLRLKLDNQVTDWLKIYDNVEMIQGLYDAPNKFVANGFNVYRYLSLFANPYEAIKTPSGNYTQAGMLTFGQLEKGGRSLQKDQLLKNTLGFQTSFLNNKLRFNGDYTVFVTQNRNDIQNIRLKYENKPGSIAAYSNQDYTAASMGETLNQVVNLYTEYEQRIGQHHFKGLLGFNQELNKYSYFTARRDDNITQEQSALNLTSGVATVGDNKREWAIRGVFYRLNYDFKDRYLLELNGRYDGTSKFADSSRYAFFPSVSAGWIISKEPFFQPLSKAFSNLKVRASYGSLGNQLSLSEYTYLNTLGVYKTSDILDGAQPLAVGAPGLMPVNLTWETATTLDFGLDFTALRNRLDVGFDWFNRTTTRMLTKGKTLPAVLGATEPKQNAADLSTKGWEFSVKWNDRSTLFGKPFSYNFGVVLSDSRSFITKFDNPNKFLGDYYEGMELGEIWGYKTLGFFQTDEEYKTHVDQRLVQSLAYSLNGHPMAGDIKFENRNGDDKISNGKNTVDDPGDMYKIGNDRPRYAYGVSAGANWNGISLDVFFQGIGKRDFWPEAESGVFWGFYNRWNQPVYDHIYNNYWTPENPNAYFPRPRAYDAFDASRQLGVKQTRYLQNAAYLRLKNLTAGYTIPAKWTTRIGIDKARIFFSGQNLFEFTRISKAFDPEGINDEVDGGTSNGRGFVYPIQRTYTFGIDVNF, encoded by the coding sequence ATGATCAAACGCTTCGTCAACAAACACTCACTCCATAGTGCAGGGTTATTATTATTACTCTTTGCCCTCCGGCCTATCATCAGTCAGGCACAAAACAAGCCCGATGTAGCGGGGGTAGTACAAAGTCCGCAAGGCGAAAAAATGCCGGGCGTTTCCGTAAAAGCGGTACAGGTGGCTACCAACAAAATATCGTTCCAGGTAACCAACGAAAAAGGGCTATTTAAATTCGATAACCTGGTGGCTGGTGATAACTATGAATTTATTTTCTCCTCTGTAGGCTATAAAACACAACAACTGCAAGGATATACTATCAAGAAAGGAGAAACCATCAACCTGATTGTAAGAATGAAATTGCGTGATGACTCCCTGGCGCAGGTAGTGGTGGTAGGGTATGGTACCCAGAAGAAAGCCAATGTGACCGGTGCTATTTCACAGGTAGGATCAGAAGTATTTGAAGACCGCCCTATTACCAACATTGCCCAGGGGCTACAGGGGGCTATTCCTAACCTGAATATCACTTTTGGTGATGGCCGTATAGGAAGGGGTGGAGATTTTAATGTCAGAGGTATTACCTCCATTAATGGTGGTGGCCCATTGATCCTCATCGATGGCACACCTGGAGATATTAATATGATCAACCCCGAAGATGTGGCCAGTGTAACGGTATTGAAAGATGCGGCCTCTGCTGCCATCTACGGTGCACGGGCTGCTTTTGGTGTGATCCTCGTTACCACCCGCAAAGGCAAAACCGGTGCTCCCCAGGTACGCTATACCAATAGCTTCGGCTGGAGTAAACCTACCCGCCTGCCACATGTGGTAAATGATCCATTAGCTGCTGCCACGCTGCAAAATGAAGCCTATCGCGGTTATGCAGGTGGTGATCAGCCCGGTATGCCGGATGTGATCGCTTATCTTAAAAAACGCCAGGAAGATCCTTCTCTTCCCGAACTGGGAGTAGATGCTGCCGGTAACTTCATCCGGGGCGCCAACACCGACTGGTACCGCGAATTTTATAACGATCAGCAGCCTTTCAGTAAACATTATGTCAGCTTATCCGGTGGTAAAGGAAATACCAACTACTTTATCTCTGCCGGTTATATGAAACAACAAGGTGCCTTTCGTGTGGCTACGGATGACTATAAAAAATACAGCCTCCGCCTGAAACTCGACAACCAGGTAACCGATTGGCTGAAAATATATGATAATGTGGAAATGATCCAGGGCCTGTATGATGCACCCAACAAATTTGTGGCCAATGGATTTAATGTGTACCGCTACCTTTCCCTGTTTGCCAACCCTTATGAGGCAATCAAAACGCCCTCTGGAAATTATACACAGGCAGGGATGCTTACTTTCGGCCAGCTGGAAAAGGGAGGCCGCTCCCTGCAAAAGGATCAGCTCCTGAAAAATACACTGGGCTTCCAAACCAGTTTTTTAAACAACAAGCTGCGCTTTAATGGTGATTACACGGTGTTCGTTACCCAAAACCGGAACGATATTCAGAACATTCGCCTGAAATACGAAAACAAGCCCGGCAGTATCGCAGCTTATTCCAATCAGGACTACACCGCTGCTTCCATGGGTGAAACCCTCAACCAGGTAGTAAATCTGTACACTGAATATGAACAACGCATTGGGCAACACCATTTTAAAGGCCTGCTGGGTTTTAACCAGGAGCTGAATAAATATAGCTACTTTACTGCCCGCCGCGATGATAATATCACCCAGGAACAAAGCGCCCTGAACCTCACTTCCGGTGTGGCTACTGTAGGTGATAATAAAAGAGAATGGGCCATACGTGGTGTGTTTTATCGCCTCAACTATGATTTTAAAGACCGTTATCTGCTGGAACTGAATGGCCGTTATGATGGTACTTCCAAATTTGCAGACTCCAGCCGCTACGCTTTCTTCCCTTCTGTTTCAGCAGGGTGGATCATCTCAAAAGAACCTTTCTTCCAGCCTTTATCCAAAGCATTCAGCAACCTGAAAGTAAGGGCTTCTTATGGCTCATTGGGTAACCAATTGTCTTTATCAGAATATACCTACCTCAATACTCTGGGCGTGTATAAAACATCCGATATCCTGGATGGGGCACAGCCACTGGCAGTAGGTGCGCCGGGGTTGATGCCGGTAAATCTAACCTGGGAAACAGCTACTACGCTGGACTTCGGCCTGGACTTCACCGCGCTGCGCAACCGCCTGGATGTAGGATTCGACTGGTTTAACCGTACCACTACCCGCATGCTCACAAAAGGTAAGACCCTGCCTGCGGTATTAGGTGCAACAGAACCTAAACAAAATGCGGCCGACCTTTCTACCAAAGGCTGGGAGTTTTCTGTAAAATGGAACGACCGCAGCACCCTCTTTGGGAAGCCTTTCTCTTACAACTTCGGCGTAGTATTATCCGACAGCCGGTCTTTCATCACCAAATTTGATAATCCCAACAAGTTCCTGGGCGACTATTACGAAGGGATGGAATTAGGCGAAATATGGGGATATAAAACCCTGGGATTTTTTCAGACAGATGAAGAATACAAAACACACGTAGATCAGCGATTGGTACAGAGCCTGGCGTACAGCCTCAACGGACATCCAATGGCTGGTGATATCAAATTCGAGAACCGCAATGGGGATGATAAGATCAGTAATGGCAAAAACACGGTAGATGATCCGGGAGATATGTACAAGATTGGTAACGACCGCCCCCGCTATGCATATGGTGTGAGCGCCGGTGCCAATTGGAATGGCATTTCGCTTGATGTGTTCTTCCAGGGTATTGGTAAGCGTGACTTCTGGCCGGAAGCAGAGTCCGGTGTATTCTGGGGTTTCTACAACCGGTGGAACCAACCGGTATACGATCATATCTACAATAACTACTGGACGCCGGAAAATCCAAATGCCTACTTCCCACGTCCACGTGCCTACGATGCTTTTGATGCCAGCCGCCAGCTGGGTGTAAAACAAACACGTTACCTCCAGAATGCGGCCTATCTGCGGTTAAAGAACCTCACAGCGGGATACACCATTCCAGCTAAATGGACCACCCGTATTGGTATCGATAAGGCGCGGATTTTCTTCTCCGGTCAAAACCTGTTTGAATTTACCCGTATCTCCAAAGCATTTGACCCGGAAGGTATTAACGATGAAGTAGATGGGGGCACCAGCAACGGTAGAGGCTTTGTATATCCAATACAGCGCACCTATACATTTGGTATTGATGTGAATTTCTAA
- a CDS encoding FecR family protein, whose protein sequence is MALSPALYQRFIKGQCTEEEEREVLLYFKEHPEAMEEYLQWQDWENFEPEGKLHPVVSDKVLHKVQSKIYARSRMFKVLRRIAAAAVLTGSIVLVWALAGNRHQVAPPIGMALQAVIAPLSDTQYHKNNGQTIIALVLEDGSAVQLHPNSQLHYRRHFTTSKREIWLNGTARFEVAQDSKRPLTVYTASIGTTALGTAFLVKENITNGSVTVKLFNGKVRIDHQQQPGQPTFAAQYLVPGDELSYNTGDARPVIWSKNKRVSKTIAPNEQHTTANTGLVYFKQPLPAVLQTLEQHFSTTISYDKKALSKIRVTAEFSYNDSLAQILEVIATLNNLQLTHTDKGFSLTK, encoded by the coding sequence ATGGCTTTATCACCTGCATTATATCAACGCTTTATTAAAGGGCAATGTACCGAAGAGGAAGAAAGAGAGGTGCTATTATACTTTAAAGAACACCCGGAAGCGATGGAGGAATATCTCCAATGGCAGGACTGGGAAAATTTTGAACCGGAAGGCAAACTGCATCCCGTTGTTTCAGATAAAGTACTTCATAAAGTACAAAGTAAGATTTATGCCCGCTCCCGGATGTTTAAAGTACTCAGGCGGATAGCTGCTGCTGCAGTGCTTACCGGTAGTATAGTGCTGGTATGGGCACTGGCAGGCAACAGGCATCAGGTAGCGCCTCCCATCGGCATGGCATTACAGGCTGTCATTGCACCACTTTCAGATACACAGTATCATAAAAACAATGGACAAACAATCATAGCGCTGGTACTGGAAGATGGCTCTGCCGTACAATTACATCCTAACAGCCAGCTGCATTACCGGCGTCACTTTACTACCAGCAAAAGGGAGATCTGGCTAAACGGAACAGCCAGATTTGAAGTGGCACAGGACAGCAAACGCCCGCTCACTGTATATACCGCTTCCATCGGTACTACCGCCCTGGGTACAGCTTTTCTGGTAAAGGAAAATATCACCAACGGTAGCGTAACGGTAAAACTATTCAATGGTAAGGTGCGCATAGATCACCAGCAACAGCCCGGGCAACCCACTTTTGCGGCCCAATATCTGGTACCAGGAGATGAACTGAGCTATAACACCGGAGATGCCCGCCCGGTAATATGGAGTAAAAATAAACGGGTAAGTAAAACAATAGCGCCCAATGAGCAGCACACTACTGCCAATACAGGCCTGGTGTATTTTAAGCAGCCACTGCCTGCCGTGTTACAAACACTGGAACAACACTTTTCAACAACGATCAGCTACGATAAAAAAGCATTATCAAAAATTCGTGTAACCGCAGAATTTAGTTACAATGATTCTTTAGCGCAGATACTGGAAGTCATTGCCACACTGAATAACCTCCAGCTGACGCATACGGATAAAGGTTTTTCATTAACGAAATAA
- a CDS encoding RNA polymerase sigma factor, with translation MENITALKEGDAIIFEQVYAAFHEKLYFYFLKHTRSQQLSEELLQATFVKLWCYRKNLSDDHTLSEQLFRIAKTTMIDMLRKNNKQRAFLKSYTDSIGHTSQVTEPATRDTMHHLQLEMEKLPPVRKKVFMLSRIDGLSHKEISHLLSISPKTVEVHITKALKHLRRVLLTFFY, from the coding sequence GTGGAAAATATAACTGCATTAAAAGAGGGGGACGCAATTATATTTGAACAAGTATACGCAGCCTTCCACGAAAAATTATATTTCTATTTCCTGAAGCATACCCGTTCCCAGCAATTATCGGAGGAGCTGCTGCAGGCTACCTTTGTAAAGTTATGGTGCTACCGCAAAAACCTGTCTGACGACCATACCCTGTCAGAACAGTTGTTCCGGATAGCCAAAACTACTATGATAGATATGCTCCGCAAAAACAATAAACAACGGGCATTCCTGAAATCCTATACAGATAGCATCGGGCATACTTCACAGGTCACCGAACCCGCTACCCGGGACACGATGCACCATCTCCAATTGGAAATGGAAAAACTCCCCCCGGTACGCAAAAAAGTATTCATGCTCAGCCGCATTGACGGCCTGTCGCACAAGGAAATATCCCATCTGCTCTCCATTTCCCCTAAAACCGTAGAAGTTCATATCACCAAAGCACTAAAGCACCTGCGCCGTGTATTACTTACATTTTTCTACTGA